From one Erinaceus europaeus chromosome 4, mEriEur2.1, whole genome shotgun sequence genomic stretch:
- the ADGRF1 gene encoding adhesion G-protein coupled receptor F1 isoform X4, whose amino-acid sequence MVSCNVSVKMAITGFLPRALIPRNVPFKQSGHSRAVIVISTTSPRVSISVKEQRCGELSELVKDLQRIFWIHLLLYTPTIQMELKRKNGSIIVGYEVVGSSSASELLSAMEQVTEKAKAGLQKLFPLEDESFRIFGKAQCNSIVFGFGSMSDVYYLPCSPGYTGSITARCGPSGWHVLKETCVLHQLEEIKKSFSVIASNVTETAMSSLVRNLSTIIKQNPSTTAGNLASVVSILSNVSALSLASLLRVSNSTMEDIINIADHILNAASVTNWTVLLKEEKHASSQLLETLENISTLVHPAALPLNFSREFINWKGIPVSESQFKKGYSYQTELLPKNTSTPIRGRVLIASDQFQTSLPKTIVSMASLTLGNILPITKNGNTHINGPVISTVIQNYSINEIFLSFSKMESNLNQPRCVFWDFSHLQWNDEGCHLVNETQDAVTCRCTHLTSFSILMSPSVPPAIIPVVTWITLVGLGISITSLVLCLVIEALFWKHVRSNQTSYTRHVCMVNIALCLLIADIWFIVAATVDTTVSPASVCIAAVFFTHFFYLSLFFWMLTLGFLLSYRIVLVFHRVTTSLMMAVGFCLGYGCPLIICVVTIAVTQPTNGYKRTDVCWLNWSEESKPLLAFSVPALTIVAVNLTVILLVLMKLWRPAIGERLAKDDRVTVTRMGKSLLILTPLLGLTWGFGIGTMVDSQNQAWHIIFAFLNAFQGLFILCFGMLMDSKMRQLLLHRLSPLSSLKQLSKEGSQ is encoded by the exons ATGGTGTCCTGCAATGTGTCTGTGAAGATGGCTATAACTGGTTTCCTCCCTCGTGCCTTGATCCCCAGAAATGTGCCCTTCAAACAGTCGGGTCACTCCAGAGCTGTAATTGTCATTTCAACAACCTCACCCAGAGTGTCAATTTCTGTGAAAGAACAA aggtgTGGGGAACTTTCAGAATTAGTGAAAGATTTACAAAGGATCTTTTGGATTCATCTTCTGCTTTATACTCCAACTATACAAATGGAATTGAAACGCAA AAATGGGAGCATTATTGTTGGGTATGAAGTCGTGGGTTCCAGTAGCGCATCTGAGCTGCTGTCAGCCATGGAACAGGTGACGGAGAAGGcaaaagcaggtcttcagaagTTATTCCCATTAGAAGATGAGTCTTTCAGAATATTTGGAAAAG CCCAGTGCAACAGCATTGTTTTCGGGTTTGGGTCTATGAGCGATGTATATTATCTTCCCTGTAGCCCTGGCTACACTGGAAGCATCACAGCCAGGTGCGGACCCTCTGGCTGGCATGTTCTCAAAGAAACATGTGTGCTCCATCAGctggaagaaataaagaag AGTTTCAGTGTAATTGCAAGCAATGTTACCGAGACAGCCATGTCGTCTTTGGTGAGAAATCTTTCAACCATCATTAAGCAAAACCCATCAACCACAGCTGGGAATCTGGCTTCTGTGGTGTCTATTCTGAGCAATGTTTCAGCCCTGTCTCTGGCAAGTCTTTTGAGGGTGTCCAACTCAACAATGGAG GACATAATTAACATAGCTGACCATATCCTTAATGCAGCATCAGTAACCAATTGGACAGTATtactaaaggaagaaaaacatgCCAGCTCGCAGTTACTAGAGACTTTGGAAAACATCAGCACTCTGGTACATCCAGCAGCTCTGCCATTGAATTTTTCTCGAGAATTTATTAACTGGAAAGGGATTCCAGTCTCTGAAAGCCAATTTAAGAAGGGATATAGTTACCAGACTGAACTGTTACCCAAAAATACCTCCACTCCCATCAGAGGGCGTGTGTTAATTGCATCAGATCAATTCCAAACGTCCCTTCCAAAAACTATTGTCAGCATGGCATCATTGACACTTGGAAATATTCTTCCTATcactaaaaatggaaatactcacATCAATGGACCTGTGATATCAACAGTCATTCAAAACTACTCCATCAATGAGATTTTCCTGAGTTTTTCCAAGATGGAGTCCAATCTGAACCAACCCCGTTGTGTGTTCTGGGATTTTAGCCACTTGCAGTGGAACGATGAAGGTTGTCACCTGGTGAACGAAACTCAAGATGCCGTGACATGCCGATGTACTCACCTGACTTCCTTTTCTATATTGATGTCGCCCTCTGTCCCTCCTGCCATCATTCCTGTTGTAACATGGATCACGCTTGTGGGACTGGGCATCTCCATCACAAGTCTTGTCTTATGCTTAGTTATTGAGGCTCTCTTCTGGAAGCATGTCAGGAGTAATCAAACATCTTATACACGCCATGTTTGCATGGTGAACATAGCCTTGTGCCTTCTGATTGCTGACATCTGGTTTATTGTGGCTGCGACTGTGGACACCACTGTAAGCCCTGCTAGTGTCTGCATCGCTGCAGTCTTCTTTACacactttttctatctctctttgttCTTTTGGATGCTCACCCTTGGCTTCCTTCTGTCTTATCGGATTGTTCTTGTGTTTCATCGTGTGACCACTTCCTTGATGATGGCCGTGGGGTTCTGCTTGGGATATGGGTGCCCTCTTATCATATGTGTTGTCACAATTGCAGTTACACAACCTACCAATGGCTACAAGAGAACAGATGTGTGTTGGCTTAACTGGTCAGAAGAAAGCAAacctcttctagccttctctgttcCTGCACTCACTATTGTGGCGGTGAATTTAACTGTGATTCTACTAGTTCTCATGAAGCTCTGGAGGCCTGCTATTGGAGAAAGACTCGCCAAAGATGACAGGGTCACTGTCACTCGAATGGGCAAGAGCCTCCTCATTCTCACCCCTCTGCTGGGACTCACTTGGGGCTTTGGCATAGGAACAATGGTGGACAGCCAGAATCAGGCTTGGCATATTATTTTTGCATTTCTCAATGCATTCCAG GGGCTTTTCATCTTGTGTTTTGGAATGCTCATGGATAGTAAG
- the ADGRF1 gene encoding adhesion G-protein coupled receptor F1 isoform X2 — translation MRTQVVGLIFLLTITEDSDGFLGNNDSLKTGEELIIRRKKHPVQEYQLLLQMTYRNSKEKEDLKHFLKLLKPPSLWLRGPMKIIGAKATTHCSTQNGVLQCVCEDGYNWFPPSCLDPQKCALQTVGSLQSCNCHFNNLTQSVNFCERTKVWGTFRISERFTKDLLDSSSALYSNYTNGIETQLKEVYKIIQGFESVRVSQFRNGSIIVGYEVVGSSSASELLSAMEQVTEKAKAGLQKLFPLEDESFRIFGKAQCNSIVFGFGSMSDVYYLPCSPGYTGSITARCGPSGWHVLKETCVLHQLEEIKKSFSVIASNVTETAMSSLVRNLSTIIKQNPSTTAGNLASVVSILSNVSALSLASLLRVSNSTMEDIINIADHILNAASVTNWTVLLKEEKHASSQLLETLENISTLVHPAALPLNFSREFINWKGIPVSESQFKKGYSYQTELLPKNTSTPIRGRVLIASDQFQTSLPKTIVSMASLTLGNILPITKNGNTHINGPVISTVIQNYSINEIFLSFSKMESNLNQPRCVFWDFSHLQWNDEGCHLVNETQDAVTCRCTHLTSFSILMSPSVPPAIIPVVTWITLVGLGISITSLVLCLVIEALFWKHVRSNQTSYTRHVCMVNIALCLLIADIWFIVAATVDTTVSPASVCIAAVFFTHFFYLSLFFWMLTLGFLLSYRIVLVFHRVTTSLMMAVGFCLGYGCPLIICVVTIAVTQPTNGYKRTDVCWLNWSEESKPLLAFSVPALTIVAVNLTVILLVLMKLWRPAIGERLAKDDRVTVTRMGKSLLILTPLLGLTWGFGIGTMVDSQNQAWHIIFAFLNAFQMRQLLLHRLSPLSSLKQLSKEGSQ, via the exons ACAATGATAGTCTCAAAACAGGAGAAGAACTCATTATAAGGAGGAAGAAGCATCCAG TCCAAGAATATCAGTTGTTGCTTCAGATGACCTATAGAAActccaaagaaaaagaagacttgaagcattttctgAAGCTCTTGAAGCCGCCATCGTTATGGTTACGTGGGCCAATGAAGATTATCGGAGCAAAGGCCACAACAC actGTAGTACTCAGAATGGTGTCCTGCAATGTGTCTGTGAAGATGGCTATAACTGGTTTCCTCCCTCGTGCCTTGATCCCCAGAAATGTGCCCTTCAAACAGTCGGGTCACTCCAGAGCTGTAATTGTCATTTCAACAACCTCACCCAGAGTGTCAATTTCTGTGAAAGAACAA aggtgTGGGGAACTTTCAGAATTAGTGAAAGATTTACAAAGGATCTTTTGGATTCATCTTCTGCTTTATACTCCAACTATACAAATGGAATTGAAACGCAA CTTAAAGAAGTGTACAAAATTATTCAAGGATTTGAATCTGTGCGAGTTTCTCAATTTCG AAATGGGAGCATTATTGTTGGGTATGAAGTCGTGGGTTCCAGTAGCGCATCTGAGCTGCTGTCAGCCATGGAACAGGTGACGGAGAAGGcaaaagcaggtcttcagaagTTATTCCCATTAGAAGATGAGTCTTTCAGAATATTTGGAAAAG CCCAGTGCAACAGCATTGTTTTCGGGTTTGGGTCTATGAGCGATGTATATTATCTTCCCTGTAGCCCTGGCTACACTGGAAGCATCACAGCCAGGTGCGGACCCTCTGGCTGGCATGTTCTCAAAGAAACATGTGTGCTCCATCAGctggaagaaataaagaag AGTTTCAGTGTAATTGCAAGCAATGTTACCGAGACAGCCATGTCGTCTTTGGTGAGAAATCTTTCAACCATCATTAAGCAAAACCCATCAACCACAGCTGGGAATCTGGCTTCTGTGGTGTCTATTCTGAGCAATGTTTCAGCCCTGTCTCTGGCAAGTCTTTTGAGGGTGTCCAACTCAACAATGGAG GACATAATTAACATAGCTGACCATATCCTTAATGCAGCATCAGTAACCAATTGGACAGTATtactaaaggaagaaaaacatgCCAGCTCGCAGTTACTAGAGACTTTGGAAAACATCAGCACTCTGGTACATCCAGCAGCTCTGCCATTGAATTTTTCTCGAGAATTTATTAACTGGAAAGGGATTCCAGTCTCTGAAAGCCAATTTAAGAAGGGATATAGTTACCAGACTGAACTGTTACCCAAAAATACCTCCACTCCCATCAGAGGGCGTGTGTTAATTGCATCAGATCAATTCCAAACGTCCCTTCCAAAAACTATTGTCAGCATGGCATCATTGACACTTGGAAATATTCTTCCTATcactaaaaatggaaatactcacATCAATGGACCTGTGATATCAACAGTCATTCAAAACTACTCCATCAATGAGATTTTCCTGAGTTTTTCCAAGATGGAGTCCAATCTGAACCAACCCCGTTGTGTGTTCTGGGATTTTAGCCACTTGCAGTGGAACGATGAAGGTTGTCACCTGGTGAACGAAACTCAAGATGCCGTGACATGCCGATGTACTCACCTGACTTCCTTTTCTATATTGATGTCGCCCTCTGTCCCTCCTGCCATCATTCCTGTTGTAACATGGATCACGCTTGTGGGACTGGGCATCTCCATCACAAGTCTTGTCTTATGCTTAGTTATTGAGGCTCTCTTCTGGAAGCATGTCAGGAGTAATCAAACATCTTATACACGCCATGTTTGCATGGTGAACATAGCCTTGTGCCTTCTGATTGCTGACATCTGGTTTATTGTGGCTGCGACTGTGGACACCACTGTAAGCCCTGCTAGTGTCTGCATCGCTGCAGTCTTCTTTACacactttttctatctctctttgttCTTTTGGATGCTCACCCTTGGCTTCCTTCTGTCTTATCGGATTGTTCTTGTGTTTCATCGTGTGACCACTTCCTTGATGATGGCCGTGGGGTTCTGCTTGGGATATGGGTGCCCTCTTATCATATGTGTTGTCACAATTGCAGTTACACAACCTACCAATGGCTACAAGAGAACAGATGTGTGTTGGCTTAACTGGTCAGAAGAAAGCAAacctcttctagccttctctgttcCTGCACTCACTATTGTGGCGGTGAATTTAACTGTGATTCTACTAGTTCTCATGAAGCTCTGGAGGCCTGCTATTGGAGAAAGACTCGCCAAAGATGACAGGGTCACTGTCACTCGAATGGGCAAGAGCCTCCTCATTCTCACCCCTCTGCTGGGACTCACTTGGGGCTTTGGCATAGGAACAATGGTGGACAGCCAGAATCAGGCTTGGCATATTATTTTTGCATTTCTCAATGCATTCCAG
- the ADGRF1 gene encoding adhesion G-protein coupled receptor F1 isoform X1 has protein sequence MRTQVVGLIFLLTITEDSDGFLGNNDSLKTGEELIIRRKKHPVQEYQLLLQMTYRNSKEKEDLKHFLKLLKPPSLWLRGPMKIIGAKATTHCSTQNGVLQCVCEDGYNWFPPSCLDPQKCALQTVGSLQSCNCHFNNLTQSVNFCERTKVWGTFRISERFTKDLLDSSSALYSNYTNGIETQLKEVYKIIQGFESVRVSQFRNGSIIVGYEVVGSSSASELLSAMEQVTEKAKAGLQKLFPLEDESFRIFGKAQCNSIVFGFGSMSDVYYLPCSPGYTGSITARCGPSGWHVLKETCVLHQLEEIKKSFSVIASNVTETAMSSLVRNLSTIIKQNPSTTAGNLASVVSILSNVSALSLASLLRVSNSTMEDIINIADHILNAASVTNWTVLLKEEKHASSQLLETLENISTLVHPAALPLNFSREFINWKGIPVSESQFKKGYSYQTELLPKNTSTPIRGRVLIASDQFQTSLPKTIVSMASLTLGNILPITKNGNTHINGPVISTVIQNYSINEIFLSFSKMESNLNQPRCVFWDFSHLQWNDEGCHLVNETQDAVTCRCTHLTSFSILMSPSVPPAIIPVVTWITLVGLGISITSLVLCLVIEALFWKHVRSNQTSYTRHVCMVNIALCLLIADIWFIVAATVDTTVSPASVCIAAVFFTHFFYLSLFFWMLTLGFLLSYRIVLVFHRVTTSLMMAVGFCLGYGCPLIICVVTIAVTQPTNGYKRTDVCWLNWSEESKPLLAFSVPALTIVAVNLTVILLVLMKLWRPAIGERLAKDDRVTVTRMGKSLLILTPLLGLTWGFGIGTMVDSQNQAWHIIFAFLNAFQGLFILCFGMLMDSKMRQLLLHRLSPLSSLKQLSKEGSQ, from the exons ACAATGATAGTCTCAAAACAGGAGAAGAACTCATTATAAGGAGGAAGAAGCATCCAG TCCAAGAATATCAGTTGTTGCTTCAGATGACCTATAGAAActccaaagaaaaagaagacttgaagcattttctgAAGCTCTTGAAGCCGCCATCGTTATGGTTACGTGGGCCAATGAAGATTATCGGAGCAAAGGCCACAACAC actGTAGTACTCAGAATGGTGTCCTGCAATGTGTCTGTGAAGATGGCTATAACTGGTTTCCTCCCTCGTGCCTTGATCCCCAGAAATGTGCCCTTCAAACAGTCGGGTCACTCCAGAGCTGTAATTGTCATTTCAACAACCTCACCCAGAGTGTCAATTTCTGTGAAAGAACAA aggtgTGGGGAACTTTCAGAATTAGTGAAAGATTTACAAAGGATCTTTTGGATTCATCTTCTGCTTTATACTCCAACTATACAAATGGAATTGAAACGCAA CTTAAAGAAGTGTACAAAATTATTCAAGGATTTGAATCTGTGCGAGTTTCTCAATTTCG AAATGGGAGCATTATTGTTGGGTATGAAGTCGTGGGTTCCAGTAGCGCATCTGAGCTGCTGTCAGCCATGGAACAGGTGACGGAGAAGGcaaaagcaggtcttcagaagTTATTCCCATTAGAAGATGAGTCTTTCAGAATATTTGGAAAAG CCCAGTGCAACAGCATTGTTTTCGGGTTTGGGTCTATGAGCGATGTATATTATCTTCCCTGTAGCCCTGGCTACACTGGAAGCATCACAGCCAGGTGCGGACCCTCTGGCTGGCATGTTCTCAAAGAAACATGTGTGCTCCATCAGctggaagaaataaagaag AGTTTCAGTGTAATTGCAAGCAATGTTACCGAGACAGCCATGTCGTCTTTGGTGAGAAATCTTTCAACCATCATTAAGCAAAACCCATCAACCACAGCTGGGAATCTGGCTTCTGTGGTGTCTATTCTGAGCAATGTTTCAGCCCTGTCTCTGGCAAGTCTTTTGAGGGTGTCCAACTCAACAATGGAG GACATAATTAACATAGCTGACCATATCCTTAATGCAGCATCAGTAACCAATTGGACAGTATtactaaaggaagaaaaacatgCCAGCTCGCAGTTACTAGAGACTTTGGAAAACATCAGCACTCTGGTACATCCAGCAGCTCTGCCATTGAATTTTTCTCGAGAATTTATTAACTGGAAAGGGATTCCAGTCTCTGAAAGCCAATTTAAGAAGGGATATAGTTACCAGACTGAACTGTTACCCAAAAATACCTCCACTCCCATCAGAGGGCGTGTGTTAATTGCATCAGATCAATTCCAAACGTCCCTTCCAAAAACTATTGTCAGCATGGCATCATTGACACTTGGAAATATTCTTCCTATcactaaaaatggaaatactcacATCAATGGACCTGTGATATCAACAGTCATTCAAAACTACTCCATCAATGAGATTTTCCTGAGTTTTTCCAAGATGGAGTCCAATCTGAACCAACCCCGTTGTGTGTTCTGGGATTTTAGCCACTTGCAGTGGAACGATGAAGGTTGTCACCTGGTGAACGAAACTCAAGATGCCGTGACATGCCGATGTACTCACCTGACTTCCTTTTCTATATTGATGTCGCCCTCTGTCCCTCCTGCCATCATTCCTGTTGTAACATGGATCACGCTTGTGGGACTGGGCATCTCCATCACAAGTCTTGTCTTATGCTTAGTTATTGAGGCTCTCTTCTGGAAGCATGTCAGGAGTAATCAAACATCTTATACACGCCATGTTTGCATGGTGAACATAGCCTTGTGCCTTCTGATTGCTGACATCTGGTTTATTGTGGCTGCGACTGTGGACACCACTGTAAGCCCTGCTAGTGTCTGCATCGCTGCAGTCTTCTTTACacactttttctatctctctttgttCTTTTGGATGCTCACCCTTGGCTTCCTTCTGTCTTATCGGATTGTTCTTGTGTTTCATCGTGTGACCACTTCCTTGATGATGGCCGTGGGGTTCTGCTTGGGATATGGGTGCCCTCTTATCATATGTGTTGTCACAATTGCAGTTACACAACCTACCAATGGCTACAAGAGAACAGATGTGTGTTGGCTTAACTGGTCAGAAGAAAGCAAacctcttctagccttctctgttcCTGCACTCACTATTGTGGCGGTGAATTTAACTGTGATTCTACTAGTTCTCATGAAGCTCTGGAGGCCTGCTATTGGAGAAAGACTCGCCAAAGATGACAGGGTCACTGTCACTCGAATGGGCAAGAGCCTCCTCATTCTCACCCCTCTGCTGGGACTCACTTGGGGCTTTGGCATAGGAACAATGGTGGACAGCCAGAATCAGGCTTGGCATATTATTTTTGCATTTCTCAATGCATTCCAG GGGCTTTTCATCTTGTGTTTTGGAATGCTCATGGATAGTAAG
- the ADGRF1 gene encoding adhesion G-protein coupled receptor F1 isoform X3 yields MTYRNSKEKEDLKHFLKLLKPPSLWLRGPMKIIGAKATTHCSTQNGVLQCVCEDGYNWFPPSCLDPQKCALQTVGSLQSCNCHFNNLTQSVNFCERTKVWGTFRISERFTKDLLDSSSALYSNYTNGIETQLKEVYKIIQGFESVRVSQFRNGSIIVGYEVVGSSSASELLSAMEQVTEKAKAGLQKLFPLEDESFRIFGKAQCNSIVFGFGSMSDVYYLPCSPGYTGSITARCGPSGWHVLKETCVLHQLEEIKKSFSVIASNVTETAMSSLVRNLSTIIKQNPSTTAGNLASVVSILSNVSALSLASLLRVSNSTMEDIINIADHILNAASVTNWTVLLKEEKHASSQLLETLENISTLVHPAALPLNFSREFINWKGIPVSESQFKKGYSYQTELLPKNTSTPIRGRVLIASDQFQTSLPKTIVSMASLTLGNILPITKNGNTHINGPVISTVIQNYSINEIFLSFSKMESNLNQPRCVFWDFSHLQWNDEGCHLVNETQDAVTCRCTHLTSFSILMSPSVPPAIIPVVTWITLVGLGISITSLVLCLVIEALFWKHVRSNQTSYTRHVCMVNIALCLLIADIWFIVAATVDTTVSPASVCIAAVFFTHFFYLSLFFWMLTLGFLLSYRIVLVFHRVTTSLMMAVGFCLGYGCPLIICVVTIAVTQPTNGYKRTDVCWLNWSEESKPLLAFSVPALTIVAVNLTVILLVLMKLWRPAIGERLAKDDRVTVTRMGKSLLILTPLLGLTWGFGIGTMVDSQNQAWHIIFAFLNAFQGLFILCFGMLMDSKMRQLLLHRLSPLSSLKQLSKEGSQ; encoded by the exons ATGACCTATAGAAActccaaagaaaaagaagacttgaagcattttctgAAGCTCTTGAAGCCGCCATCGTTATGGTTACGTGGGCCAATGAAGATTATCGGAGCAAAGGCCACAACAC actGTAGTACTCAGAATGGTGTCCTGCAATGTGTCTGTGAAGATGGCTATAACTGGTTTCCTCCCTCGTGCCTTGATCCCCAGAAATGTGCCCTTCAAACAGTCGGGTCACTCCAGAGCTGTAATTGTCATTTCAACAACCTCACCCAGAGTGTCAATTTCTGTGAAAGAACAA aggtgTGGGGAACTTTCAGAATTAGTGAAAGATTTACAAAGGATCTTTTGGATTCATCTTCTGCTTTATACTCCAACTATACAAATGGAATTGAAACGCAA CTTAAAGAAGTGTACAAAATTATTCAAGGATTTGAATCTGTGCGAGTTTCTCAATTTCG AAATGGGAGCATTATTGTTGGGTATGAAGTCGTGGGTTCCAGTAGCGCATCTGAGCTGCTGTCAGCCATGGAACAGGTGACGGAGAAGGcaaaagcaggtcttcagaagTTATTCCCATTAGAAGATGAGTCTTTCAGAATATTTGGAAAAG CCCAGTGCAACAGCATTGTTTTCGGGTTTGGGTCTATGAGCGATGTATATTATCTTCCCTGTAGCCCTGGCTACACTGGAAGCATCACAGCCAGGTGCGGACCCTCTGGCTGGCATGTTCTCAAAGAAACATGTGTGCTCCATCAGctggaagaaataaagaag AGTTTCAGTGTAATTGCAAGCAATGTTACCGAGACAGCCATGTCGTCTTTGGTGAGAAATCTTTCAACCATCATTAAGCAAAACCCATCAACCACAGCTGGGAATCTGGCTTCTGTGGTGTCTATTCTGAGCAATGTTTCAGCCCTGTCTCTGGCAAGTCTTTTGAGGGTGTCCAACTCAACAATGGAG GACATAATTAACATAGCTGACCATATCCTTAATGCAGCATCAGTAACCAATTGGACAGTATtactaaaggaagaaaaacatgCCAGCTCGCAGTTACTAGAGACTTTGGAAAACATCAGCACTCTGGTACATCCAGCAGCTCTGCCATTGAATTTTTCTCGAGAATTTATTAACTGGAAAGGGATTCCAGTCTCTGAAAGCCAATTTAAGAAGGGATATAGTTACCAGACTGAACTGTTACCCAAAAATACCTCCACTCCCATCAGAGGGCGTGTGTTAATTGCATCAGATCAATTCCAAACGTCCCTTCCAAAAACTATTGTCAGCATGGCATCATTGACACTTGGAAATATTCTTCCTATcactaaaaatggaaatactcacATCAATGGACCTGTGATATCAACAGTCATTCAAAACTACTCCATCAATGAGATTTTCCTGAGTTTTTCCAAGATGGAGTCCAATCTGAACCAACCCCGTTGTGTGTTCTGGGATTTTAGCCACTTGCAGTGGAACGATGAAGGTTGTCACCTGGTGAACGAAACTCAAGATGCCGTGACATGCCGATGTACTCACCTGACTTCCTTTTCTATATTGATGTCGCCCTCTGTCCCTCCTGCCATCATTCCTGTTGTAACATGGATCACGCTTGTGGGACTGGGCATCTCCATCACAAGTCTTGTCTTATGCTTAGTTATTGAGGCTCTCTTCTGGAAGCATGTCAGGAGTAATCAAACATCTTATACACGCCATGTTTGCATGGTGAACATAGCCTTGTGCCTTCTGATTGCTGACATCTGGTTTATTGTGGCTGCGACTGTGGACACCACTGTAAGCCCTGCTAGTGTCTGCATCGCTGCAGTCTTCTTTACacactttttctatctctctttgttCTTTTGGATGCTCACCCTTGGCTTCCTTCTGTCTTATCGGATTGTTCTTGTGTTTCATCGTGTGACCACTTCCTTGATGATGGCCGTGGGGTTCTGCTTGGGATATGGGTGCCCTCTTATCATATGTGTTGTCACAATTGCAGTTACACAACCTACCAATGGCTACAAGAGAACAGATGTGTGTTGGCTTAACTGGTCAGAAGAAAGCAAacctcttctagccttctctgttcCTGCACTCACTATTGTGGCGGTGAATTTAACTGTGATTCTACTAGTTCTCATGAAGCTCTGGAGGCCTGCTATTGGAGAAAGACTCGCCAAAGATGACAGGGTCACTGTCACTCGAATGGGCAAGAGCCTCCTCATTCTCACCCCTCTGCTGGGACTCACTTGGGGCTTTGGCATAGGAACAATGGTGGACAGCCAGAATCAGGCTTGGCATATTATTTTTGCATTTCTCAATGCATTCCAG GGGCTTTTCATCTTGTGTTTTGGAATGCTCATGGATAGTAAG